The following proteins come from a genomic window of Kocuria palustris:
- a CDS encoding Dyp-type peroxidase, whose product MLTLAQDNMYFAAFDLDTDDVEDVKELLGEWTVAAEQMCAGELVGGEPDANPNRPPKDTGEAWGYPPAGLTITFGFGASFCEDEDGGDLMIQACSNDPQVCVHAIRNLTRIGFGTAVLKWGQIGYGRTSSTSTEQETPRNLFGFKDGTANLKAEDGEDTLDEHVWVQDGDDDAAAWMTGGSYLMARKIRMTLEIWDRVQLSEQEQIIGRDKRYGAPLSVTEAEFEPLDLSAQGEDGQAIPADSDVAIVAPENNDGRRMLRRGYNYTDGNDSLGRLDAGLFFLAFTRDPRTGFYPVLERMTLKDALTEYLQHVGSALFAVPPGLREGDTMVGQRLFE is encoded by the coding sequence ATCCTCACGCTGGCGCAGGACAACATGTACTTCGCCGCCTTCGACCTGGACACCGACGACGTCGAGGACGTGAAGGAGCTGCTCGGCGAGTGGACCGTGGCCGCCGAGCAGATGTGCGCCGGCGAGCTCGTGGGCGGGGAGCCGGATGCCAATCCGAACCGCCCGCCCAAGGACACGGGCGAGGCCTGGGGCTACCCGCCCGCCGGGCTCACCATCACCTTCGGCTTCGGGGCCTCGTTCTGCGAGGACGAGGACGGCGGGGACCTGATGATCCAGGCCTGCTCCAACGACCCGCAGGTCTGCGTCCACGCGATCCGCAATCTCACGCGCATCGGCTTCGGCACTGCCGTGCTGAAGTGGGGCCAGATCGGCTACGGGCGCACGTCGTCCACCTCGACCGAGCAGGAGACGCCGCGCAACCTGTTCGGCTTCAAGGACGGCACCGCGAACCTCAAGGCCGAGGACGGCGAGGATACCCTGGACGAGCACGTGTGGGTCCAGGACGGCGACGACGACGCAGCCGCGTGGATGACCGGCGGCAGCTACCTCATGGCGCGCAAGATCCGCATGACCCTGGAGATCTGGGATCGGGTCCAGCTCTCGGAGCAGGAGCAGATCATCGGCCGGGACAAGCGCTATGGGGCGCCGCTGTCGGTGACGGAGGCCGAGTTCGAGCCTCTGGACCTCAGCGCCCAGGGCGAGGACGGCCAGGCGATCCCCGCGGACTCGGACGTGGCGATCGTGGCGCCCGAGAACAACGACGGCCGCCGGATGCTGCGCCGCGGCTACAACTACACGGACGGCAACGACTCCCTGGGCCGCCTGGACGCGGGACTGTTCTTCCTCGCCTTCACCCGCGATCCGCGCACCGGCTTCTATCCGGTCCTGGAGCGGATGACCCTGAAGGACGCCCTCACGGAGTACCTGCAGCACGTGGGCTCGGCGCTGTTCGCCGTGCCCCCGGGACTGCGCGAGGGCGACACCATGGTGGGCCAGCGGCTCTTCGAGTGA
- a CDS encoding CHAD domain-containing protein, which produces MPAAETSEPRTVRLSGRASAQIQRLPLPSPASGEEMAGAVFHDTDDRALRRRGITLSRSADPERGWLLSVPEGDDHWAVEVPRLRSAPERLPAAVAQLLSGIVGQDELIEIDDDGQTAESETGAKESARPAKKAPSKKGKAKNRKAVATGGEPSGVDVLQAVLAQQAAALELWDLKARLDLPDALHQLRVAARSLRGLLKSARPFLDREAADELGDRLQQLGRSLSAARDAEVMAEQLPARAEALQGRVGEKTVQALAQTALKDAEASAAKARGGAQPERAATLELARCAAQNPPFTDKGRKKAEELSPRQMSDRLVRRALRNAAKETDRALAADRDEQLDAEQRLEHLHTVRKATKRVRYVTKVLKASGFRPAKPVRKIGKAAKKAQDALGETMDASVTAAWLQDSTAGLRRAGADPYELGLLTGAELQRLAHGVDDDYEVMARLARRFEDHSS; this is translated from the coding sequence ATGCCCGCCGCAGAGACCTCCGAACCGCGCACGGTCCGCCTGTCGGGGCGGGCGAGCGCGCAGATCCAGCGCCTTCCGCTGCCGTCGCCGGCATCCGGAGAGGAGATGGCCGGTGCCGTCTTCCACGACACCGACGACCGCGCACTGCGCCGCCGCGGCATCACCCTGAGCCGCAGCGCGGACCCCGAGCGCGGCTGGCTGCTGAGCGTCCCCGAGGGCGACGACCACTGGGCCGTGGAGGTCCCGCGGCTGCGCAGCGCACCGGAGCGCCTGCCTGCCGCAGTGGCGCAGCTGCTCAGCGGGATCGTCGGGCAGGACGAGCTGATCGAGATCGACGACGACGGCCAGACCGCGGAGTCCGAGACCGGCGCCAAGGAATCGGCGAGGCCTGCCAAGAAGGCCCCGAGCAAGAAGGGCAAGGCGAAGAACCGCAAGGCCGTGGCGACGGGCGGTGAGCCCTCGGGCGTCGACGTCCTGCAGGCGGTGCTGGCTCAGCAGGCCGCGGCCCTGGAGCTGTGGGACCTGAAGGCGCGGCTGGACCTGCCGGACGCCCTGCATCAGCTGAGGGTCGCCGCGCGGTCCCTGCGCGGGCTGCTCAAGTCCGCGCGACCGTTCCTGGACCGCGAAGCCGCCGACGAGCTCGGCGATCGTCTCCAGCAGCTGGGCCGGTCCCTGTCCGCGGCCCGCGATGCCGAGGTCATGGCCGAACAGCTTCCGGCACGTGCCGAGGCTCTCCAGGGGCGCGTGGGCGAGAAGACGGTGCAGGCGCTGGCGCAGACGGCTCTCAAGGACGCCGAGGCCTCGGCCGCCAAGGCGCGCGGCGGCGCGCAGCCGGAGCGGGCTGCCACTCTGGAGCTCGCCCGCTGCGCAGCACAGAACCCGCCCTTCACGGACAAGGGCCGGAAGAAGGCCGAGGAGCTGAGCCCGCGGCAGATGAGCGATCGGCTGGTGCGCCGCGCACTGCGCAACGCAGCCAAGGAGACCGACCGCGCCCTGGCGGCCGACCGCGACGAGCAGCTGGATGCCGAGCAGCGCCTCGAGCACCTGCACACCGTCCGCAAGGCCACCAAGCGGGTCCGCTACGTCACCAAGGTCCTCAAGGCCTCCGGCTTCCGCCCCGCCAAACCCGTGCGCAAGATCGGCAAGGCCGCCAAGAAGGCCCAGGACGCGCTCGGCGAGACCATGGACGCCTCCGTGACCGCCGCCTGGCTGCAGGACTCGACCGCGGGGCTCCGTCGCGCCGGTGCCGACCCGTACGAACTCGGCCTGCTGACCGGCGCCGAGCTGCAGCGCCTGGCCCACGGGGTCGACGACGACTACGAGGTCATGGCGCGGCTGGCCCGGCGGTTCGAGGACCACAGCAGCTGA
- a CDS encoding glycosyltransferase, which produces MTGPAAPRPGISVVLPVRDDAPALRSCLAALARQDRPADEIVVVDNGSSDDLLAVIAAAERDQDLPLRLLQEPRPGVSFAAHAGYDAASHEIIARCDADSIPPSSWLARIERQLAAEDDKLVAITGGGRFAPGPRALGRSLCGLYLGLYRLASGLALAHPPLWGSNMAMRTSWWNRVSPRLAPRPGIHDDFELSFELQPHEAIALDRGSVMPVSWRAAVSPRRLLAQQRMARRLLLRRWEQEPPWERHRRRWARRRSPL; this is translated from the coding sequence GTGACCGGCCCCGCCGCTCCGAGACCCGGCATCAGCGTGGTCCTGCCTGTGCGCGACGACGCCCCCGCCCTGCGCAGCTGCCTGGCGGCCCTGGCCCGCCAGGACCGCCCCGCCGACGAGATCGTGGTCGTCGACAACGGGTCGAGCGACGACCTCCTCGCCGTCATCGCCGCCGCCGAACGGGACCAGGACCTGCCACTGCGCCTCCTGCAGGAGCCGCGTCCAGGGGTCTCATTCGCCGCCCACGCCGGCTACGACGCGGCCTCCCACGAGATCATCGCCCGCTGCGATGCCGACAGCATCCCGCCGTCGTCGTGGCTGGCACGCATCGAGCGGCAGCTGGCGGCGGAGGACGACAAGCTGGTCGCCATCACCGGGGGCGGTCGCTTCGCCCCTGGGCCGCGCGCGCTGGGCCGATCGCTGTGCGGCCTCTACCTGGGGCTCTACCGCCTCGCCTCCGGACTGGCCTTGGCCCACCCGCCGCTGTGGGGCTCCAACATGGCCATGCGCACCTCATGGTGGAACCGGGTCAGCCCACGACTCGCTCCGCGCCCGGGCATCCATGACGACTTCGAGCTGAGCTTCGAGCTGCAGCCCCACGAGGCCATCGCGCTGGACCGCGGGAGCGTCATGCCGGTGTCGTGGCGGGCGGCCGTCTCCCCCCGTCGACTGCTGGCCCAGCAGCGCATGGCCCGTCGGCTGCTGCTGCGGCGCTGGGAGCAGGAGCCGCCTTGGGAGCGGCATCGACGCCGATGGGCGAGACGCAGGTCGCCCCTGTGA
- a CDS encoding YrhK family protein: protein MTKQDRDLDIRMGHHELVIRQRYEVLSIANDFVLGLVFLVGSILFFGDDTVYLGTWLFVLGSVQMMLRPTIRFVRRTHLQRIRPVQPHETSMDF, encoded by the coding sequence ATGACGAAGCAGGATCGGGATCTGGACATCCGCATGGGGCACCACGAGCTGGTGATCCGGCAGCGCTACGAGGTGCTGTCGATCGCCAACGACTTCGTGCTGGGACTGGTCTTCCTGGTGGGCAGCATCCTGTTCTTCGGGGACGACACCGTCTACCTCGGCACCTGGCTGTTCGTACTCGGCTCGGTGCAGATGATGCTGCGCCCCACGATCCGCTTCGTGCGCCGCACGCATCTGCAGCGCATCCGCCCCGTCCAACCGCACGAGACCTCCATGGACTTCTGA
- a CDS encoding TIGR03571 family LLM class oxidoreductase: MHQDLSPAMAAVRSPDGRLTLGLMTPPPQPQGSMADPAQARELAQLAEAQGIAALWTRDVPLVIPQGQDRLASSLDDPFQWLSMLAGATSTIALGTAAAVLPLRHPLHLAKTALSLDRISGGRLLLGVATGDRPEEFGIFGTSLDDRRDAFRDRWALLRSALSPDEQEREHLLQATDGYELMVPPAHRIPQVIVGSAKQTLQWNAAHADAWATYYRPFEEQRGRFGLWRQAVEQRGQGNDPALIQSMSLDLLEDPDAPAQEMSLGLRTGSKALVETLRRYRGIGLEHCILAKASDDRPTAEVIEQLGQEVVPHL, from the coding sequence GTGCACCAGGACCTCTCGCCGGCCATGGCGGCCGTCCGCTCTCCCGACGGCCGCCTCACTCTCGGGCTGATGACCCCGCCGCCGCAGCCCCAGGGCTCCATGGCCGATCCCGCCCAGGCTCGGGAGCTGGCGCAGCTCGCCGAGGCGCAGGGGATCGCCGCACTGTGGACGCGCGACGTCCCCTTGGTGATCCCGCAGGGACAGGACCGGCTGGCGTCGTCGCTGGACGACCCCTTCCAGTGGCTGTCGATGCTCGCCGGCGCCACGTCGACGATCGCGCTGGGAACGGCCGCCGCCGTGCTGCCGCTGCGCCACCCGCTGCACCTGGCCAAGACCGCGCTGTCCCTGGACCGGATCAGCGGCGGCAGGCTCCTGCTGGGCGTGGCCACGGGAGATCGCCCGGAGGAGTTCGGGATCTTCGGCACCTCCCTGGACGATCGCCGCGACGCGTTCCGCGATCGCTGGGCCCTTCTGCGCTCCGCGCTGAGCCCCGACGAGCAGGAGCGCGAGCACCTTCTGCAGGCCACCGACGGGTACGAGCTCATGGTCCCGCCCGCTCACCGCATCCCGCAGGTCATCGTGGGCTCGGCCAAGCAGACCCTGCAGTGGAACGCCGCCCACGCCGATGCCTGGGCCACCTACTACCGCCCGTTCGAGGAGCAGAGGGGCCGTTTCGGGCTGTGGCGCCAGGCCGTGGAGCAGCGCGGTCAGGGCAACGACCCCGCGCTGATCCAGTCCATGAGCCTGGACCTGCTCGAGGATCCCGACGCCCCCGCGCAGGAGATGAGCCTGGGCCTGCGCACCGGGTCTAAGGCCCTGGTGGAGACCCTGCGCCGGTACCGGGGGATCGGGCTGGAGCACTGCATCCTGGCCAAGGCGAGCGATGACCGCCCCACCGCCGAGGTCATCGAGCAGCTCGGCCAGGAGGTCGTCCCGCACCTGTGA
- a CDS encoding VOC family protein, whose translation MDDNRTSAPASPVPTPDSSAQPPALCREIYGMPMFVSIPCRDLTASSALWTEGLGFFELFAIPGQLIHLRRWAFQDVLLIPAEAQPLEASSQPPTVSFACVLDQLDVIAEACRSAGGAVDGPHDRPWNARELAVITPERTRVVMTAAKPLVHDSPEDHALRAMGISESA comes from the coding sequence ATGGATGACAACCGCACTTCCGCACCGGCGAGCCCCGTTCCCACCCCCGACAGCAGTGCCCAGCCACCGGCGCTGTGCCGCGAGATCTACGGGATGCCGATGTTCGTCTCGATCCCCTGCCGGGACCTGACCGCCTCGTCCGCGCTCTGGACCGAGGGGCTCGGGTTCTTCGAGCTGTTCGCGATCCCGGGCCAGCTGATCCACCTGCGGCGCTGGGCGTTCCAGGATGTCCTGCTGATCCCCGCCGAGGCGCAGCCGCTCGAGGCTTCCTCCCAGCCTCCGACGGTGAGCTTCGCGTGCGTCCTGGACCAGCTCGACGTGATCGCCGAGGCCTGCCGCTCAGCCGGCGGGGCGGTCGACGGCCCGCATGATCGCCCGTGGAACGCCCGCGAGCTCGCCGTCATCACACCCGAGAGGACTCGCGTGGTCATGACAGCAGCGAAGCCCTTGGTGCACGATTCGCCGGAGGACCACGCGCTGCGGGCCATGGGCATCTCCGAGTCCGCATGA
- a CDS encoding BCCT family transporter: MRHRASDSESDSEIQIENRIHDQKAPESVQTTMRLAAGGHRTIHPALIPGLDVEDARDHFPTDKVVFAAAAVLVIGVLGWAIIAPENLGAIGPQMQTWVVTHFGWLLGSLVALVVLFMLVIGFGPTGKIKLGADDSEPEFSTGSWISMLFAAGLGIGLVFYGPLEPLSHFMTPPPAFDVEAGSMDAVPAAMAQTSLHYTIVPWGVYSFIGGALAYAAYRRGRLPLISALFDPIFPNATNRIPGKIIDVFALMVTLFGTATSLGIGALQIRTGTSIITGQPLEGDGILVVIISVLTVVFIISAVSGVKRGIRLLSNTNMVLVIGLTIFVAVTGPLLFLLDLIPTTFYATVQNAFAMLSVAPSQGEVESEFSASWTMMYWAWWTSWSPFVGMFIAKISKGRTLREFVTVVMFAPSAISVLWFVVFGGTTMWMELNGHPIGVEGSGENVMFDMLGNLPLTGLTSFLVLVAILIFFTTAADSATNVMGSMSQSGRSNPSTPVTIMWGLALGLVSMFLLLAGGQFALSGLQSVMVTCALPFGLIILGIMISWARDLRNDPYMIRRRYAREAIYKGVHRGIDEHGDDFVFGATHVDDDGAGADFESTDPALTEWYNPVAEEPETDIDGEPKKD; encoded by the coding sequence ATGAGACACCGAGCCTCGGACAGCGAGTCCGATTCGGAGATCCAGATCGAGAACAGGATCCATGACCAGAAGGCGCCCGAGAGCGTCCAGACCACCATGCGCTTGGCAGCCGGCGGGCACCGCACGATCCATCCGGCGCTGATCCCCGGGCTGGACGTCGAGGATGCCAGGGACCACTTCCCCACCGACAAGGTCGTCTTCGCCGCCGCCGCCGTGCTGGTCATCGGCGTGCTGGGCTGGGCGATCATCGCCCCGGAGAACCTGGGCGCGATCGGTCCGCAGATGCAGACCTGGGTGGTCACGCACTTCGGCTGGCTGCTGGGCTCTCTCGTCGCACTCGTCGTGCTGTTCATGCTGGTGATCGGATTCGGCCCCACCGGCAAGATCAAGCTCGGTGCGGATGACAGCGAGCCGGAGTTCTCCACGGGCTCCTGGATCTCCATGCTCTTCGCGGCGGGCCTGGGCATCGGCCTGGTCTTCTACGGACCGCTCGAGCCGCTGAGCCACTTCATGACCCCGCCCCCGGCCTTCGACGTCGAGGCCGGTTCCATGGACGCGGTCCCCGCCGCCATGGCCCAGACCAGCCTGCACTACACGATCGTCCCCTGGGGCGTGTACTCGTTCATCGGCGGCGCCCTGGCATATGCGGCCTACCGCCGCGGCCGTCTCCCGCTGATCTCCGCGCTGTTCGACCCGATCTTCCCGAACGCCACGAACCGCATCCCGGGCAAGATCATCGATGTCTTCGCCCTCATGGTCACGCTGTTCGGCACCGCGACCTCGCTGGGCATCGGCGCGCTGCAGATCCGCACCGGCACCTCGATCATCACGGGGCAGCCGCTGGAGGGCGACGGCATCCTGGTCGTCATCATCAGCGTGCTCACCGTCGTCTTCATCATCTCCGCGGTCTCCGGCGTGAAGCGCGGCATCCGCCTCCTGTCCAACACGAACATGGTCCTGGTGATCGGCCTGACGATCTTCGTGGCGGTGACCGGACCTCTGCTGTTCCTGCTCGATCTGATCCCCACCACGTTCTACGCGACCGTCCAGAACGCCTTCGCCATGCTGTCCGTGGCGCCGAGCCAGGGTGAGGTCGAGTCCGAGTTCTCCGCAAGCTGGACGATGATGTACTGGGCCTGGTGGACCTCGTGGTCGCCGTTCGTGGGCATGTTCATCGCCAAGATCTCCAAGGGCCGCACTCTGCGGGAATTCGTCACGGTCGTGATGTTCGCCCCGTCGGCGATCTCCGTGCTGTGGTTCGTGGTCTTCGGCGGCACGACCATGTGGATGGAGCTCAACGGCCATCCGATCGGCGTGGAGGGCAGCGGCGAGAACGTCATGTTCGACATGCTGGGCAACCTGCCGCTGACCGGGCTGACGTCGTTCCTGGTCCTGGTCGCGATCCTGATCTTCTTCACCACGGCAGCCGACTCGGCGACCAACGTGATGGGCTCCATGTCGCAGTCCGGGCGGTCGAATCCGTCGACCCCGGTCACGATCATGTGGGGCCTGGCCCTGGGCCTGGTCTCGATGTTCCTGCTGCTGGCCGGCGGCCAGTTCGCCCTGTCGGGCCTGCAGTCGGTCATGGTCACCTGCGCCCTGCCGTTCGGCCTGATCATCCTGGGGATCATGATCTCCTGGGCCAGGGACCTCCGGAACGACCCGTACATGATCCGGCGCCGCTACGCGCGCGAGGCGATCTACAAGGGCGTCCACCGAGGCATCGACGAGCACGGCGACGACTTCGTCTTCGGCGCCACGCACGTGGACGACGACGGCGCCGGAGCCGACTTCGAGAGCACCGACCCCGCGCTCACGGAGTGGTACAACCCGGTGGCCGAGGAGCCCGAGACGGACATCGACGGCGAGCCGAAGAAGGACTGA
- a CDS encoding DUF4282 domain-containing protein: MSFSSQNPHGPQHNPQGGQPNPQGQQPSYGGPTYGGANQPIQQPGQHQQPSYSAPQGGYTQPGGQPQGRPGRQPGQEKGFFAALFDFSFKNYITIKFASILYIAGIVLLTLGWFIMTVAAFATDSMLAGMATLIFGLIVLFIYIVLFRLMLEFYVAMVRTAQNTSILVDRGNRL, translated from the coding sequence ATGTCCTTCTCCTCGCAGAACCCCCACGGTCCGCAGCACAACCCGCAGGGCGGCCAGCCGAACCCGCAGGGCCAGCAGCCCAGCTACGGCGGGCCGACGTACGGCGGGGCGAACCAGCCGATTCAGCAGCCGGGTCAGCACCAGCAGCCCTCGTACTCCGCACCCCAGGGCGGCTACACCCAGCCCGGCGGCCAGCCCCAGGGTCGTCCCGGCCGTCAGCCGGGGCAGGAGAAGGGGTTCTTCGCCGCCCTGTTCGACTTCTCCTTCAAGAACTACATCACCATCAAGTTCGCCTCGATCCTCTACATCGCGGGCATCGTGCTGCTGACGCTGGGCTGGTTCATCATGACGGTCGCCGCTTTCGCCACGGACAGCATGCTGGCCGGCATGGCGACGCTGATCTTCGGTCTGATCGTCCTGTTCATCTACATCGTGCTGTTCCGCCTGATGCTCGAGTTCTACGTGGCCATGGTCCGCACGGCCCAGAACACGTCGATCCTGGTGGACCGCGGCAACCGCCTCTGA
- a CDS encoding MmcQ/YjbR family DNA-binding protein yields MDEQELLSWAEEVALQCPGAELEHPFGPETDVFKVRGRMFLMRLELRGQWMVNLKVEPQDGQALRDEYAEITPGYHMNKRHWVSVRAGEALSRRFVRELVVDSYRLVLEKLPRSVRPVDPETYGG; encoded by the coding sequence GTGGACGAGCAGGAGCTGCTGTCCTGGGCGGAGGAGGTCGCCCTGCAGTGCCCCGGCGCTGAGCTGGAGCACCCCTTCGGCCCGGAGACGGACGTGTTCAAGGTCCGCGGGCGGATGTTCCTCATGCGCCTGGAGCTGCGCGGCCAGTGGATGGTGAACCTCAAGGTCGAGCCGCAGGACGGACAGGCCCTGCGCGATGAGTACGCCGAGATCACCCCCGGCTACCACATGAACAAGAGGCACTGGGTCTCGGTGCGCGCCGGCGAGGCCCTGAGCAGGAGGTTCGTCCGCGAGCTCGTCGTGGACTCCTACCGCCTGGTGCTCGAGAAGCTGCCGCGCAGCGTCCGCCCCGTGGATCCGGAGACGTACGGGGGCTGA
- a CDS encoding MerR family transcriptional regulator yields the protein MSTTEQDLTIGPAAAALGVSVRTLRHWDDLGILRPAGRAASGYRLYSADDVVRGRRILAYRELGFSLDEVTALLHEPAQQTVRRLRERRSAAEAEARRLQAAQDDLDRLADALEQGILLSETEQAEAFGPDWDPQWTREARDRWGGTDAWTEQAERGARRGPEQWARLAAAPCPAGPDVPDGSILPGPLRPPGQGSG from the coding sequence ATGAGCACCACCGAGCAGGACCTGACCATCGGCCCCGCCGCAGCGGCATTGGGCGTCTCCGTGCGCACGCTGCGCCACTGGGATGACCTCGGCATCCTGCGTCCCGCCGGGCGGGCAGCGAGCGGATACCGGCTCTACTCGGCAGATGATGTGGTTCGCGGCCGACGGATCCTGGCATATCGGGAGCTGGGCTTCTCCCTGGACGAGGTGACGGCCCTGCTCCACGAGCCCGCACAGCAGACGGTTCGACGACTGCGCGAGCGCCGCAGCGCCGCGGAGGCGGAGGCCCGACGGCTGCAGGCCGCGCAGGACGACCTCGACCGCCTGGCCGATGCCCTCGAGCAGGGCATCCTGCTCTCCGAGACCGAGCAGGCGGAGGCTTTCGGTCCCGACTGGGATCCGCAGTGGACCCGAGAGGCCCGTGACCGCTGGGGCGGCACCGACGCCTGGACGGAGCAGGCGGAGCGCGGCGCACGGCGCGGCCCTGAGCAATGGGCTCGTCTCGCCGCAGCGCCATGTCCTGCTGGGCCGGATGTACCCGACGGATCCATCCTTCCGGGTCCGCTGCGACCGCCTGGCCAAGGGTCTGGTTGA
- a CDS encoding aromatic amino acid transport family protein, with the protein MPHGSTAADSADTRTAKPEDPQSPQTQESSPRFELSWTISLFGTAVGAGVLFLPINAGLGGIWPLLIVTILIGPMTYLSHRALSRFVCASPDPGADITVVARKAFGEGVGRVITVLYFLAIFPIVLIYGIGITNTVDSLMVNQLGMGSLPRWLLSGVLIALMMLVMVSSQRIMLIVTQWLVYPLIAILLFVTLYLIPSWKLDGLTAAPSAGDLLMSIWLVIPVLVFAFNHSPAISQFSLAMQRQYGPRASERASVVLRRTAALLVIFTMGFVWSCVLSLGIDGLQDAKDANLPVLSHLANVHGSPFIAYLGPVVALAAIASSFFGHYLGAAEGAAGIVRSMVDSDGSRISDRALHIGIAAFIFLTTWAAAIINPSILSMIESIAGPVIAMILYLMPMYAIRKMPALEPYRGRLSNVFVTIAGLVAVSGIIYGLVS; encoded by the coding sequence GTGCCCCACGGATCCACCGCGGCCGACAGCGCGGACACCCGCACCGCGAAACCCGAGGACCCCCAGAGCCCCCAGACGCAGGAATCGAGCCCCCGCTTCGAGCTGAGCTGGACCATCTCGCTGTTCGGCACCGCCGTCGGCGCCGGCGTCCTGTTCCTGCCCATCAACGCAGGCCTCGGCGGCATCTGGCCCCTGCTGATCGTCACGATCCTCATCGGCCCCATGACCTACCTGTCGCACCGGGCGCTCTCGCGCTTCGTGTGCGCCTCCCCGGATCCGGGTGCGGACATCACGGTCGTGGCGCGCAAGGCCTTCGGCGAGGGCGTCGGGCGCGTCATCACCGTCCTGTACTTCCTGGCGATCTTCCCGATCGTGCTGATCTACGGCATCGGCATCACTAACACGGTGGACTCGCTGATGGTCAACCAGCTGGGCATGGGCTCGCTGCCGCGCTGGCTGCTCTCCGGCGTGCTGATCGCGCTGATGATGCTCGTGATGGTCTCGAGCCAGCGGATCATGCTGATCGTGACCCAGTGGCTGGTCTACCCGCTGATCGCGATCCTGCTCTTCGTCACCCTCTACCTCATCCCCAGCTGGAAGCTCGACGGCCTCACCGCCGCCCCGAGCGCCGGCGATCTGCTGATGTCGATCTGGCTCGTGATCCCCGTGCTGGTCTTCGCGTTCAACCACTCCCCGGCGATCTCGCAGTTCTCCCTGGCCATGCAGCGCCAGTACGGCCCCCGCGCCAGCGAGCGCGCCTCCGTCGTGCTGCGCCGCACCGCCGCCCTGCTGGTCATCTTCACCATGGGCTTCGTGTGGTCCTGCGTACTGTCCCTGGGGATCGACGGGCTCCAGGACGCCAAGGACGCCAACCTCCCGGTGCTGTCGCACCTGGCCAACGTGCACGGCAGCCCGTTCATCGCCTACCTGGGCCCGGTCGTGGCGCTGGCGGCGATCGCCTCCTCCTTCTTCGGGCACTACCTGGGCGCGGCGGAGGGCGCGGCGGGCATCGTCCGCTCGATGGTCGACTCCGACGGCTCCCGGATCAGCGATCGCGCCCTGCACATCGGCATCGCCGCGTTCATCTTCCTGACCACCTGGGCCGCCGCGATCATCAACCCCTCGATCCTGTCCATGATCGAGTCGATCGCAGGCCCGGTCATCGCGATGATCCTCTACCTCATGCCCATGTACGCGATCCGGAAGATGCCCGCGCTGGAGCCGTACCGCGGCCGTCTCTCCAACGTGTTCGTCACGATCGCCGGCCTGGTGGCCGTCAGCGGCATCATCTACGGGCTGGTGTCCTGA
- a CDS encoding GNAT family N-acetyltransferase, whose translation MTETTIRAAVPDDVHEIVELVHDLAVYEKEPDAVKLTPDVLREQLFGERAAIFAHVAAAPEGSGRRIDGFALWFLNYSTWEGTHGIYLEDLYVRPEARGAGHGKALLRTLARTARERGYQRVEWSVLQWNRPSIEFYRSLGAVPMDGWDVYRLTGDALVSFGS comes from the coding sequence ATGACCGAGACCACCATCCGCGCCGCAGTTCCCGATGACGTCCACGAGATCGTCGAGCTCGTGCACGATCTGGCCGTGTACGAGAAGGAGCCCGACGCCGTGAAGCTGACCCCCGACGTGTTACGGGAGCAGCTGTTCGGCGAGCGTGCGGCGATCTTCGCCCACGTGGCGGCCGCCCCGGAGGGGTCCGGGCGGCGGATCGACGGCTTCGCACTGTGGTTCCTGAACTACTCCACCTGGGAGGGCACGCACGGCATCTACCTGGAGGATCTCTACGTGCGTCCGGAGGCCCGCGGTGCGGGGCACGGCAAGGCGCTGCTGCGCACCCTGGCCCGCACCGCCCGCGAGCGCGGCTATCAGCGCGTGGAGTGGTCCGTGCTGCAGTGGAATCGGCCGTCGATCGAGTTCTACCGCTCCCTCGGCGCGGTCCCCATGGACGGCTGGGACGTCTACCGGCTGACCGGCGACGCCCTCGTCTCCTTCGGCAGCTGA